Proteins encoded within one genomic window of Episyrphus balteatus chromosome 1, idEpiBalt1.1, whole genome shotgun sequence:
- the LOC129921392 gene encoding phenoloxidase 2-like: protein MANKNNLLLLFDRPQEPVFMGKGKDGSVFDVPDKFLTDRYKPIGSEIQSKFGGPSGKRIPVKDISVPDLRIVTSLGRDEQFSLFIPRHRRIAGRLIDILVSARNIDELQSLAVYIRDRVCPVLFNYGLSVALLHRPDTKNLDLPSFVQSFPDKFVDSKVFNKLREEAVIVPDGSRMAISIPIDYTASDLDEEHRLWYFREDLGINLHHWHWHLVYPFEASNRAIVAKDRRGELFYYMHQQIIARYNLERFSNNMARVKRFNNFREPIAEGYFPKMDSSVASRAWPPRFANTTIKDLDRELDQIKLDVSDIERWRDRFYEAIHQGFAVDESGNRVPLDETRGIDILGNMMESSILSPNRQFYGDLHNMGHTFISYSHDPDHRYLESFGVMGDSATAMRDPVFYKWHAHIDDIFQEYKESLTPYTLPQLNYRGITVTGIQVAHKGGRPNVLNTYWQQSDMDLSRGMDFLQSRSNVLARFTHLQHDNFEYTINVNNESGAQRFGYVRIFLGPKTDERGQAMFFRDQRLLMVELDKFVVSLRPGQTTLRRVSTDSSITIPFERSFRNLDENRPAALSANELEFNFCGCGWPQHMLLPKGRPEGLKCELFVMISNYDDDRVDQDLVGSCSDASSYCGVRDRLYPDRRAMGFPFDRLSRTGSDRLSNFVTSNMRVIDVTVRHTNTTTVRQ from the exons atggcaaacaaaaataatcttcTTTTACTCTTCGATCGGCCCCAGGAACCAGTTTTCATGGGAAAAGGTAAAGATGGATCAGTTTTCGATGTTCCTGACAAGTTTTTAACCGATCGGTATAAACCAATTGGAAGTGAGATTCAGTCAAAATTTGGCGGCCCAAGCGGTAAAAGAATCCCAGTTAAGGACATTTCGGTACCGGATCTAAGAATCGTTACATCGTTGGGTCGCGATGAACAATTCTCCTTATTTATTCCCCGTCATCGTCGTATTGCTGGACGTTTAATCGATATTTTGGTATCAGCACGTAACATTGACGAACTGCAAAGTCTTGCTGTTTACATAAGAGATCGTGTATGCCCAGTACTCTTTAATTATGGTCTTTCGGTTGCTCTATTGCATCGCCCAGATACCAAGAATCTTGACCTTCCATCGTTTGTTCAATCGTTTCCAGATAAGTTTGTTGACTCGaaagtttttaataaactaCGCGAGGAGGCTGTTATTGTACCCGATGGATCACGTATGGCAATATCTATTCCCATAGACTATACTGCTTCGGATCTTGACGAAGAGCATCGGTTGTGGTATTTCCGTGAGGATCTGGGAATAAATCTTCATCATTGGCACTGGCATTTGGTGTATCCTTTTGAAGCATCTAATCGTGCAATCGTGGCAAAGGATCGTCGTGGTGAACTGTTCTATTATATGCATCAACAGATCATAGCTCGTTATAACCTGGAACGTTTCAGCAACAATATGGCTAGAGTAAAGCGTTTCAACAATTTTCGCGAACCAATTGCTGAAggatattttccaaaaatggaTTCCTCGGTTGCTAGTCGTGCTTGGCCTCCTCGTTTTGCCAATACAACAATTAAGGATTTGGATCGTGAACTTGATCAGATAAAACTAGATGTATCTGATATTGAACGGTGGAGGGATCGATTCTATGAAGCAATTCATCAAGGATTCGCTGTTGAT gAATCTGGTAATCGTGTCCCACTGGATGAAACTCGTGGTATTGACATCCTTGGCAATATGATGGAGTCGTCGATTCTTTCTCCAAATCGCCAATTCTATGGAGATCTTCATAATATGGGCCATACTTTCATCTCCTACTCTCATGATCCCGATCATCGTTACTTAGAGTCATTTGGTGTTATGGGTGATTCTGCTACAGCCATGAGGGATCCTGTATTTTACAAGTGGCATGCTCACATTGATGACATATTCCAAGAGTACAAAGAAAGTTTGACGCCATACACTTTACCGCAGTTGAATTACAGAGGTATCACTGTAACTGGTATTCAAGTTGCTCACAAAGGTGGAAGACCAAATGTCCTGAACACATATTGGCAGCAATCTGATATGGACTTATCCCGTGGTATGGACTTTCTTCAAAGTCGTTCCAATGTTCTTGCCAGATTCACGCACTTGCAACACGATAATTTCGAGTACACTATCAATGTTAATAACGAGTCTGGAGCTCAACGTTTTGGATATGTACGTATTTTCTTGGGTCCTAAGACTGATGAACGTGGTCAGGCAATGTTTTTTAGAGATCAGCGACTTTTGATGGTCGAACTTGATAAGTTTGTTGTATCTC ttcgTCCTGGTCAAACCACTCTTCGTCGAGTCTCCACCGATTCGAGCATAACGATTCCGTTTGAAAGGTCTTTCCGTAACTTGGATGAAAATCGTCCAGCCGCGTTGTCAGCTAATGAACTCGAATTCAATTTCTGTGGTTGTGGTTGGCCACAGCACATGTTGCTTCCAAAAGGCCGACCAGAGGGCTTAAAGTGCGAGTTATTCGTAATGATTTCTAACTACGACGATGACAGG GTTGATCAAGATTTGGTTGGCAGTTGCAGTGATGCTTCATCTTATTGCGGAGTCCGTGATCGTCTGTATCCCGATCGTCGCGCCATGGGCTTCCCATTCGATCGCTTGAGTCGCACTGGTTCTGATAGATTGTCCAATTTTGTTACTTCAAACATGCGAGTTATTGATGTTACTGTGAGGCACACTAATACCACAACTGTTCGTCAGTAA